In Streptomyces nojiriensis, the sequence GGCGCTGCTCGGACTCGCCGCCTCCTGCGGCCACGACACCCTGCCGGTACGGCCGCGCCCCCGGGTCGGCGTACTGGTCACCGGGGACGAGCTGGACCACGCGGGTGTTCCGGGCCCCGGCCGGGTGCGCGACGCCCTCGGGCCGCTGCTCCCGGCTCTGGTCGCCGAACTGGGCGGCGAGACCGAAGAAGTGCGGTACGTCCCCGATCGGCCGCACGGACGGCTGGCCGGGGCCGTACGCGCGGTGCGGGGCGCCGACGTCGTCGTGGTCACCGGCTCCACCTCCGTCGGCGCCACCGACCAGCTGCGCCGGCTGCTGGCCGACGCCGGGGCGCGGATGCTCGTCGACACGGTCGCCTGCCGGCCCGGCCACCCCATGCTGCTCGCCGAACTGGCCCCGGACCGCTGGGTGGTGGGGCTGCCGGGCAACCCGTACGCCGCCCTGGTCGCCGCCCGTACCCTGCTCGGGCCCCTGATCGCGGGCCTGTCCGGACGCGCCCTCGGTCCCCTGCCGCACGTACCGGTGCACGGGCGGGCGCGGCCCGCCCCCGGACTGACCCGGCTGGTGCCCGTCGCCTGGGACGGCCCGCGGGCCACGATCGCCGACGGGCACCGCGCCGCCTTCCTCCAGGGGGCCGCCGTGGGTGACGCGCTCGCCGCGATCCCCCCGGACTGGACCGACGGCGCTCCGGCGCCGCTGGTCCTGACAGCCGGCTGACGGCCCGGCCGGCGGTTCGTCAGACG encodes:
- a CDS encoding molybdopterin molybdotransferase MoeA, producing MPPTTAPAPAPAPDHVSASASAPRVPARPPVVSWARARVLAHGAARPLPARTVPLRDAAGLTLADALPTLRPLPGFDTAAMDGYAVSGTGPWRVRAAVRAGAPWAGVLGAAECVEISTGAEVPAGAMAVLPLESAVTTDDGLVSGPVPPPGRHVRRTGEDAPAGRRLAPAGTGIGPALLGLAASCGHDTLPVRPRPRVGVLVTGDELDHAGVPGPGRVRDALGPLLPALVAELGGETEEVRYVPDRPHGRLAGAVRAVRGADVVVVTGSTSVGATDQLRRLLADAGARMLVDTVACRPGHPMLLAELAPDRWVVGLPGNPYAALVAARTLLGPLIAGLSGRALGPLPHVPVHGRARPAPGLTRLVPVAWDGPRATIADGHRAAFLQGAAVGDALAAIPPDWTDGAPAPLVLTAG